One stretch of Janibacter limosus DNA includes these proteins:
- a CDS encoding excinuclease ABC subunit UvrA produces MVEAPVPALPESSPVQPDVRVLGAREHNLQDIDLTVPRDALVVFTGVSGSGKSSLAFGTLFAESQRRYLESVAPYARRLIDQAGVPDVDSITGMPPAVALQQQRGGRSARSSVGSITTLSSLVRMLYSRAGHYPDDQPMLYAEDFSANTVQGACRECHGIGRVYEVTEGQMVPDPSLTIRERAIASWPTAWHGHQLRDVLVALGYDVDVPWRDLPKEERDWILYTEETPYVPVHSRLTLAEARAATAAGVEPTYSGTFVGARRYVLDTFAKTKSGSMKRRVAQFLTVAPCPACHGKRLKPEALSVTFEGLDVADLSELPLAELSTLIEEAVERATGDLDGTETAGQALDNAARRDAVQQRVDAGGSAHAAAPDVRKTPNRSVEKLAAMVRLGAELVNRLRPIIDLGLGYLSLGRTTPTLSGGELQRLRLATQLTSELFGVVYVLDEPSAGLHPQDVSALLGILDGLKRRGNSLFVVEHSVDVMRHADWLVDIGPGAGERGGRVIYSGPTEGLVEVEESVTRGYVFGGSGLPQRTPREPQGWLQLENVTRNNLRDVSISFPLGVFTAVTGVSGSGKSSLVSQALPALLGERRGRAVHAEDAAAPEGDELLLSDEPEELEGAVWGDLSGVSRVVSIDQKPIGRTPRSNVATYTGLFDHVRRRFAETPEARARGYKPGRFSFNVTGGRCPTCKGEGSVMVELLFLPSVYTKCPDCHGTRYQSSTLEIIWRGRDIAEILAMSVEEAHDFFHGEFDIMRSLAALIDVGLGYLRLGQPATELSGGEAQRVKLATELQRSQRGDTLYVLDEPTSGLHCADSDRLVTHLQSLVDAGNTVVAVELDMRVVAAADHVIDLGPGAGDDGGTVVASGTPAQVASSGVGASAPYLEVALQETASLG; encoded by the coding sequence ATGGTCGAAGCACCCGTGCCCGCGTTGCCAGAGTCCTCGCCCGTCCAGCCTGACGTGCGTGTTCTCGGCGCTCGCGAGCACAACCTTCAGGACATCGACCTCACGGTGCCCCGCGACGCGCTGGTGGTGTTCACCGGGGTCTCTGGCTCGGGGAAGTCCTCGTTGGCTTTCGGAACCCTGTTCGCGGAGTCCCAGCGCCGTTACCTCGAGTCCGTCGCTCCCTACGCTCGTCGCCTGATCGACCAGGCCGGCGTCCCGGACGTCGACTCGATCACGGGTATGCCGCCGGCCGTTGCTCTTCAGCAGCAGCGTGGAGGCCGTAGCGCCCGCTCTTCGGTGGGCAGCATCACCACCCTCTCGTCCCTGGTGCGCATGCTCTACTCCCGGGCCGGCCACTACCCCGACGATCAGCCGATGCTCTACGCCGAGGACTTCTCCGCCAACACAGTGCAGGGCGCGTGCCGGGAGTGTCACGGTATCGGCCGGGTGTACGAGGTCACCGAAGGCCAGATGGTGCCCGACCCTTCGCTGACGATCCGCGAGCGAGCCATTGCGTCATGGCCGACGGCCTGGCACGGTCACCAGCTGCGCGATGTGCTCGTCGCCCTCGGCTACGACGTCGACGTACCCTGGAGGGACCTGCCGAAGGAGGAGCGTGACTGGATCCTCTACACCGAGGAGACGCCGTACGTCCCGGTCCACTCGCGGCTGACTCTCGCCGAGGCCAGGGCCGCGACCGCGGCGGGCGTCGAGCCGACCTACTCGGGCACCTTCGTCGGTGCGCGTCGGTACGTGCTCGACACGTTCGCGAAGACCAAGAGCGGGTCGATGAAGCGGCGCGTGGCGCAGTTCCTCACGGTCGCTCCCTGCCCCGCCTGCCATGGCAAGCGGTTGAAGCCGGAGGCTCTGTCCGTGACGTTCGAGGGCCTCGATGTCGCAGATCTCTCCGAGCTGCCGCTCGCGGAGCTCTCGACGCTGATCGAAGAGGCAGTCGAGCGGGCCACCGGCGATCTCGACGGGACCGAGACGGCGGGGCAAGCACTGGACAACGCAGCCCGACGCGACGCTGTGCAGCAGCGCGTCGACGCTGGGGGATCAGCCCATGCGGCCGCCCCCGACGTGCGCAAGACACCGAACCGCTCGGTGGAGAAGCTGGCCGCGATGGTGCGGCTGGGCGCAGAGCTCGTCAATAGACTGCGGCCGATCATCGATCTGGGTCTGGGGTATCTCTCCCTGGGCCGCACCACCCCCACCCTCTCCGGCGGGGAGCTACAACGACTGCGACTCGCGACCCAGCTGACCTCCGAACTGTTCGGCGTGGTCTATGTGCTCGATGAGCCTTCCGCAGGGCTTCATCCGCAGGACGTCAGTGCCCTGCTCGGTATCCTCGACGGGCTCAAGCGCCGAGGCAACAGCCTGTTCGTCGTGGAGCATTCGGTGGACGTGATGCGGCACGCGGACTGGCTGGTTGACATCGGCCCCGGCGCGGGCGAGCGCGGCGGACGCGTCATCTACAGCGGGCCCACCGAAGGGCTCGTAGAGGTGGAGGAGTCCGTCACCCGCGGGTATGTCTTCGGGGGCAGCGGCCTGCCCCAGCGGACGCCCCGCGAACCGCAGGGATGGCTGCAGCTCGAGAACGTCACCCGCAACAACCTGCGCGACGTGTCGATCTCCTTTCCGCTCGGGGTGTTCACCGCAGTCACCGGAGTCTCGGGATCCGGCAAGTCCAGCCTGGTCAGCCAGGCACTGCCTGCGCTGCTCGGCGAGCGGCGGGGACGGGCTGTCCACGCGGAGGACGCTGCCGCCCCCGAAGGGGACGAGCTCCTGCTGTCGGACGAGCCCGAGGAGCTCGAGGGAGCGGTCTGGGGAGACCTCTCCGGGGTGAGCCGCGTCGTGAGCATCGACCAGAAGCCCATCGGTCGCACCCCGCGCTCGAACGTCGCGACCTATACCGGTTTGTTCGACCACGTGAGGCGGAGGTTCGCGGAGACCCCCGAGGCCCGGGCTCGGGGGTACAAACCGGGCAGATTCTCCTTCAACGTCACCGGCGGTCGCTGCCCTACCTGCAAGGGCGAGGGATCAGTCATGGTGGAGCTACTCTTCCTCCCCTCGGTCTACACCAAGTGCCCTGACTGCCATGGCACCCGCTACCAGTCCAGCACGCTGGAGATCATCTGGCGCGGCCGCGACATCGCCGAGATCCTCGCCATGAGCGTCGAGGAGGCCCACGACTTCTTCCACGGCGAGTTCGACATCATGCGCTCGCTCGCGGCGCTGATCGACGTGGGTCTCGGGTACCTGCGTCTCGGGCAGCCAGCGACTGAGCTGTCCGGCGGTGAGGCGCAGCGCGTCAAGCTCGCCACCGAGCTCCAGCGATCCCAGCGCGGGGACACGCTCTACGTCCTGGACGAGCCGACCTCCGGGTTGCACTGCGCCGACTCCGACCGGCTCGTGACCCACCTACAGTCCCTCGTCGACGCCGGCAACACCGTCGTTGCGGTCGAGCTCGACATGCGCGTGGTCGCCGCAGCCGACCACGTCATCGACCTCGGACCCGGCGCGGGAGACGACGGCGGCACGGTGGTCGCCTCAGGAACACCCGCGCAGGTCGCCTCGTCCGGAGTCGGTGCATCGGCACCGTACCTCGAGGTTGCGCTGCAGGAGACTGCCTCCCTGGGGTGA
- a CDS encoding putative quinol monooxygenase, which translates to MINFALSVIVHAKPGKEEDVADFLRSARPIVEQEEGTRAWFALQFDESTFGIFDVFPDDVARQTHLSGGVGQALAAQGADLFSTEPSIQNVDVIAYKLPGETS; encoded by the coding sequence ATGATCAACTTTGCATTGTCGGTCATCGTGCACGCCAAGCCCGGGAAGGAGGAGGACGTCGCGGACTTTCTCCGCAGCGCCCGTCCCATCGTCGAGCAGGAGGAGGGTACGCGGGCCTGGTTCGCTCTGCAGTTCGACGAATCGACCTTCGGGATCTTCGACGTGTTCCCCGACGACGTGGCCCGTCAGACCCACCTCTCGGGTGGTGTCGGTCAGGCACTTGCTGCGCAGGGAGCAGATCTGTTCAGCACCGAACCGAGCATCCAGAACGTCGACGTGATCGCGTACAAGCTGCCCGGCGAGACCTCCTAG
- a CDS encoding HNH endonuclease signature motif containing protein, translated as MSDSSSVWQAPDSDVGEALALVGRLRQLTQAAEVALTREGISRGLPGESSWSPVDWVGVCEGRRAPRPAVRHAASVVRVAKAGLRASGSSLSDPAPTAAAATDTSTSDASDAADAGDERGPTGVPAVLAAFAAGDLPLGKTDQLVRFEESVRRVADPQLLEEDLGILLGHARDEVVATGPDARSRTRVSGLDEKKLAAAITMTGRMLRPDKDLREEDDALKASRSLTKSAGACGMTRYRVDMDPEGAAIIDAALAALSAPVKGPGGELDERTPARRRADALLAIIGRGVSSPGEAPKSDKAQVIVTISLQALTADLTHGRCGACGQDLPVSSLGQALSPHGQQAATFDRSDLSGRPGGCGTPATGHAGGVTATGQVLSPASVRKLACQAQIVPALLGTDTEPLELGRAARYFTPGQKRALYLRDGGCTYPGCTMPAHWSDAHHVDYWSLGGSTDIGRSALLCARHHTKVHALDLTCTITPRGVTWHV; from the coding sequence GGTTTGCCTGGTGAGTCGTCGTGGTCGCCGGTGGACTGGGTGGGGGTCTGCGAAGGGCGCCGGGCGCCTCGTCCTGCGGTGAGGCACGCGGCGTCGGTGGTGCGGGTGGCCAAGGCCGGTCTGCGGGCTTCGGGGAGCTCGTTGAGCGATCCCGCGCCGACTGCCGCAGCAGCCACGGACACGTCCACGTCAGACGCGTCTGACGCGGCAGACGCCGGTGACGAGCGGGGGCCCACCGGGGTGCCAGCCGTCCTCGCTGCTTTCGCTGCTGGGGATCTGCCGTTGGGCAAGACCGATCAGCTGGTGCGGTTCGAGGAGTCGGTGCGCCGGGTCGCTGACCCGCAGCTGCTGGAGGAGGACCTGGGGATCCTGCTCGGCCACGCTCGTGACGAGGTCGTCGCCACCGGCCCGGACGCACGCTCGCGGACTCGGGTGTCGGGGTTGGACGAGAAGAAGCTGGCAGCGGCGATCACGATGACCGGGCGGATGTTGCGCCCGGACAAGGACCTGCGCGAGGAGGACGATGCCCTGAAGGCGTCCCGGTCACTGACCAAGTCCGCCGGTGCGTGCGGGATGACGCGCTACCGGGTGGACATGGACCCCGAGGGCGCCGCGATCATCGACGCCGCGCTGGCGGCGTTGTCCGCCCCGGTCAAGGGACCAGGCGGCGAGCTCGATGAGCGCACCCCGGCCCGCCGGCGAGCGGACGCGTTGCTGGCGATCATCGGGCGCGGCGTCTCGTCGCCGGGCGAGGCGCCCAAGAGCGACAAGGCCCAGGTCATCGTGACGATCAGCCTCCAGGCCCTGACCGCCGACCTGACGCACGGGCGCTGTGGTGCCTGCGGGCAAGACCTCCCCGTCAGCTCGCTCGGGCAGGCCCTCTCGCCCCACGGCCAGCAGGCGGCTACCTTCGACCGGTCGGACCTGTCGGGGCGACCGGGCGGGTGCGGCACACCGGCCACGGGCCACGCAGGTGGCGTCACCGCGACCGGTCAGGTCCTCTCACCGGCCTCGGTGCGCAAGCTGGCCTGCCAGGCCCAGATCGTGCCCGCGCTGCTGGGCACCGACACCGAGCCCCTGGAGCTGGGCCGCGCGGCCCGCTACTTCACACCAGGCCAAAAACGTGCCCTCTATCTGCGCGACGGAGGCTGCACCTATCCCGGGTGCACCATGCCCGCCCACTGGTCAGACGCGCACCACGTCGACTACTGGTCCCTGGGCGGCAGCACCGACATCGGACGCTCCGCGCTGCTGTGCGCGCGCCACCACACCAAGGTCCATGCCCTCGACCTGACCTGCACCATCACCCCCCGCGGCGTCACCTGGCACGTCTAG